GAGCACCAATATGATATTGGCCAAGCTATGGATTTGCTCAATGGGCTTAAAGAAGTAATTGAGAATAATGGAATTCAAATAAGCCAGTCAAATACTAAAAAAGAGATCAAGTATTTTCTTGGCAAGCCTTCTATTGAAATCAAAATCAATGAAAATATCGATTGGTTCGATATTGAAGCGGTAATCATGTTTGGATCTTACCAGATTTCCTTCAAAGAGCTTAGAAAGGCCATTCTATCTAAGAAGGGAGAGTTTAAGTTGCCAAATGGAGAAATCGCCGTAATTCCGGATGAGTGGCGTGTGGAGTATTCAGAGTTGTTCGCTTTTATAGATGAGAGTGATGATGATGATTCGGATGTTCTCAAATTGAAAAAGTATCATGTGGCTTTGATCAAAGAGCTTGAAGGCGAGAATTTGGCAAAGATCACGATGAGCAGAAAACTTCAAAAGTTGCAGAACTTTGAAGAAATAGAAGACGCTGTAGAATCCAGTCATTTTATAGGAAGCCTGAGGTCTTACCAAAAGGCTGGCTTGAATTGGATGACCTTTTTGCAAAAATATAATTTCGGAGGTTGTTTGGCCGATGATATGGGTCTTGGTAAGACAGTGCAAACATTGGCTATGCTTCAAAATGCGAAAGATGCAGGCTCCTTGAATGCTACCTTGCTAATCATGCCGACTTCCTTGATTTATAACTGGGAAGCTGAAGCGAAGAAATTCACGCCGGATTTGCGAGTATTTGTCTACACTGGCACGAATAGGGTTAAGGATCCTGAGCAATTCAAGGATTATGATTTGGTATTGACATCTTATGGAATCGTGCGTTTGGATATAGATATTCTTCAAGAGTACTATTTCAATTATGTGATTTTGGATGAATCTCAAGCGATCAAGAATCCTAATTCCATTATAGCGAAGTCGGTAAATAAGCTGAAGTCTAGGTTTAGATTGATATTGACAGGTACTCCATTGGAAAACAGCACAATGGATATCTGGTCACAGATGAACTTTATCAATAAAGGCTTATTGGGAGATCAAAAGTTTTTCAAGAGCGAGTTTTTAGTTCCAATCGAAAAGAAAAGGGATGACAAGAAAATGAAAAAGCTCTATTCTATCATCAAGCCTTTCATACTAAGAAGGAATAAAACCCAAGTGGCTACCGAATTGCCTGAAAAAGTGGAGCAGATCAAGTATTCGATCATGACTCAAGAGCAGAAAAAGTGCTACGATGAAGTTAAGTCTTATTATAGAAATAAGATTCTTGATGAAATCGATCTCAATGGCATGGGCAAGTCCCAGTTTATGCTATTGCAAGGCTTGACTAAATTGAGGCAAATAGCGAATCATCCTCGCATGGCTGATCAAGATTATAAGGGAGACTCAGGGAAGCTGGAGGAAGTGACCAATATGATCGAACGAGCGATAAGCGAGGATCACAAAATGTTGATTTTTAGCCAATTTGTGAAGCATTTGACGATCGTTAGAGAGTACTTGGACCAGGAGGGAATCAAGTACACATATTTGGATGGCACTACTAAGAATAGAAAAGAGCAAGTGGACAAGTTTCAAAATGATGAGACGGTCAAAGTATTTTTAATTTCATTGAAAGCTGGAGGTGTGGGACTGAACCTAACCAAAGCCGATTATGTGTTTATCTTGGACCCTTGGTGGAATCCCGCCATTGAAGCTCAAGCGGTCGATAGAGCGCACCGTATTGGACAAGAGAATACAGTGTTCACTTATAAATTTATAGGAAAGGACACTGTAGAGGAAAAAATTCTGGCTTTGCAACATCAGAAGAAAAGTCTTGCCGGAAATTTAATTACAACTGAGGAAAGTTTCGTGAAAGAATTGTCAAAAGAAGATATAGAAAGCCTATTGTCTTAAATAAGTTCAATTATATTGGTTTGTATTCGACTATCTTGAGTGTGCTATAAATGCCAATATTATTTATATGTTGGCATAGTTCAATGCGTATTTTTCCAAGTATTCATTCGTATTTGTTGATATCGATTTCTTATAGGAAAAGAAATTTCATTTAATATTTCTATGATTCATTTTCTTTTAAAATCCTAAACAGCTCATATTCAGTCTTTTTTATAGCTTTATTTATAATTAGTATATATAATATATGAATAAAGTATTTTTTTTTAATACTATATTAGTTTTAGGATTATTTTCGGTTTTGATTCCTCGATCGAATTTTTTTATTTTGCATGAGCTTACAACGATAACTTTTGTATCGATTTTGCTTAATTCATTTCAAGGGTAGCGAACATTCGACACTTTTTCTCATTGAGTGGACGTTCGTTATGAATTCTGTAAGTATTTGAAAAATTATATTTTTGTTTTGACCAAACTTCATTAGGATGGCAGTATTATTCGAATCCAAAAATGCAAATAAAAGCGTGGCGAGAGATCACTCGGAGGGCTATGAGAGCCTTAAAGCGCCTGAATTTATCATCAAGAGAAATGGGAAGAAGGTTTCTTTTGATATAAGAAAAATAGAAAATGCAATAAGGAAATGCTTTCTGGAAGTAGGGTCTAATGGATCGCCTGAGGAAATAGCTAGGCAAATCAGCAACTTGGTAGCTGCGAAATTCGAAGTGCCTACAGTTGAAAATGTGCAGGATATCGTGGAAATGGTTTTGCAGGCAGCTGGGGAATTCGGCGCTGCAAAATCGTATATTCTATACAGAGCCGAGCATGCGAAAATCAGGGAGTCTAGGCCTGTGCCGGAAGATGTGAAACAAGCTTTTGACGAAGCGGATCAATATTTTCCTACGCAATTGCAAAAATTCCAATTCTATGACAAATACGCGAGATTCAGTTATGATAAGGGCAGAAGAGAAACATGGATAGAGACAGTGGAAAGAGCTGTAGACTATCTGAAGGAATTATCGGAAAATAAGCTGGATGACAGTGTGTATGATAGAATTCAGGAAGGTATATTGAATATGAAGGTGATGCCTTCAATGAGACTTTTGGCGATGGCAGGTCCTGCTGCCAGAAGAAACAATATGTCAATTTACAATTGCTCGTATTTGCCGGTTGACTCCATAGATTCTTTTGTGGAGGCTCTACTAATCTCCATGAGTGGTTGTGGAGTGGGCTTTTCTGTAGAGAGAGAACATATCGAGAAATTTCCTAGAATCAAAAGACAAACAGGCGAGCCGGCGATTCTTCATAAGGTGGAAGATTCCACTCAAGGCTGGGCAGATGCTTTGAGACTTGGGTTGGAGAACTGGTTTGAAGGCAAAGATGTCGAGTTTGATTATTCTGAAGTAAGGTCTGCGGGAGCGATTTTGAGAATCAAAGGAGGTCGTGCTTCTGGTCCGGAGCCACTGAGGCAATTATTGGAGTTTTGCAAGCAAAAGATTATTTCTCGCCAAGGGAGCTTTTTGAGAAGCCTTGATGCTCATGATATGATGTGCACAGTAGGGACGGCGGCCGTTTCTGGTGGAGTAAGGAGAACAGCGATGATTTCATTATTCGATTACGATGATGTTGAAATGAGGCATTGCAAAGATGGCGATTTTTGGAGAACGAATAGCCAAAGATGGAATGCGAATAATTCCGCAGTATGGCCAAAT
The Aureibacter tunicatorum DNA segment above includes these coding regions:
- a CDS encoding ATP cone domain-containing protein; its protein translation is MAVLFESKNANKSVARDHSEGYESLKAPEFIIKRNGKKVSFDIRKIENAIRKCFLEVGSNGSPEEIARQISNLVAAKFEVPTVENVQDIVEMVLQAAGEFGAAKSYILYRAEHAKIRESRPVPEDVKQAFDEADQYFPTQLQKFQFYDKYARFSYDKGRRETWIETVERAVDYLKELSENKLDDSVYDRIQEGILNMKVMPSMRLLAMAGPAARRNNMSIYNCSYLPVDSIDSFVEALLISMSGCGVGFSVEREHIEKFPRIKRQTGEPAILHKVEDSTQGWADALRLGLENWFEGKDVEFDYSEVRSAGAILRIKGGRASGPEPLRQLLEFCKQKIISRQGSFLRSLDAHDMMCTVGTAAVSGGVRRTAMISLFDYDDVEMRHCKDGDFWRTNSQRWNANNSAVWPNRDLSQAEVAKYILDMVDTGRGEPGIFNRKSALSTKPERRKDAQFGTNPCGEIVLRPFQFCNLSVAVARTEDTMDDLMEKIELATIIGTIQSMATYFPGMRKEWQENCEEERLLGVDINGQLDCALAQEASTMLALKERAVQVNKDYAALLGINQSASVTCVKPSGNSSQLLDCSAGLHARWAEYYIRNVRVGANTPIYKVLKNSGVPMDPENGQTVENATTYVAHFPMKSPEGAITRNDRSALEQCNYWLKNKQNWTEHNPSVTITYQPDEVIGIIQWVWENQDKIGGMTFLPAFDALFDQMPYVEVSQSAYEKALGEFPEIDFSKIYRYEEEDYTTAAQELACSAGHCDLEL
- a CDS encoding DEAD/DEAH box helicase, producing MKVSTSDPFKIIYSLFEHEYLGYLIESFVVQLDQTGKLTLTHQNISFQNAKEFSSALDEIDYKLIKLMDSMQQEVVIHKFYNKHISVTDFFQKIYSNPKFEETKANIVEYLEGKRSQVLEILQKSGKDLYEMGNDGEPAQHHINIQKEKASVLFHFRRNDDNTHYFPTIKHGDNKVEFQYKGAFLICNTPAWMICSGKLYSFKKNVDGKKIKPFLNKKFIAIPKAIEEKYYNNFVANLIADYDVYAKGFDIVTEREKPVPYIYFLDIVDEGDENKKAGFELYFKYGSHLFKYTAVQKSISVEVNKDGDNYTFVRVKRDSSYEQFILNILKINGVDLIDEHQYDIGQAMDLLNGLKEVIENNGIQISQSNTKKEIKYFLGKPSIEIKINENIDWFDIEAVIMFGSYQISFKELRKAILSKKGEFKLPNGEIAVIPDEWRVEYSELFAFIDESDDDDSDVLKLKKYHVALIKELEGENLAKITMSRKLQKLQNFEEIEDAVESSHFIGSLRSYQKAGLNWMTFLQKYNFGGCLADDMGLGKTVQTLAMLQNAKDAGSLNATLLIMPTSLIYNWEAEAKKFTPDLRVFVYTGTNRVKDPEQFKDYDLVLTSYGIVRLDIDILQEYYFNYVILDESQAIKNPNSIIAKSVNKLKSRFRLILTGTPLENSTMDIWSQMNFINKGLLGDQKFFKSEFLVPIEKKRDDKKMKKLYSIIKPFILRRNKTQVATELPEKVEQIKYSIMTQEQKKCYDEVKSYYRNKILDEIDLNGMGKSQFMLLQGLTKLRQIANHPRMADQDYKGDSGKLEEVTNMIERAISEDHKMLIFSQFVKHLTIVREYLDQEGIKYTYLDGTTKNRKEQVDKFQNDETVKVFLISLKAGGVGLNLTKADYVFILDPWWNPAIEAQAVDRAHRIGQENTVFTYKFIGKDTVEEKILALQHQKKSLAGNLITTEESFVKELSKEDIESLLS